From the genome of Pseudomonas yamanorum, one region includes:
- the hisD gene encoding histidinol dehydrogenase has protein sequence MTTSTAIARLNAADPDFAHHLDHLLSWESVSDDSVNQRVLDIIKAVRERGDAALVDFTRQFDGLDVASMADLILPRERLELALTRITAPQREALEVAAARVRSYHEKQKQDSWSYTEADGTVLGQKVTPLDRAGLYVPGGKASYPSSVLMNAIPAKVAGVTEVVMVVPTPRGEINELVLAAACIAGVDRVFTIGGAQAVAALAYGTESVPKVDKVVGPGNIYVATAKRHVFGQVGIDMIAGPSEILVVCDGQTDPDWIAMDLFSQAEHDEDAQAILVSPDAEFLDKVAASIAKLLPTMERAEIIEKSINGRGALIQVRDMEQAIEVANRIAPEHLELSVADPQAWLPLIRHAGAIFMGRHTSEALGDYCAGPNHVLPTSGTARFSSPLGVYDFQKRSSIIFCSPQGASELGKTASVLARGESLTAHARSAEYRIVDDKQGN, from the coding sequence ATGACCACGTCCACTGCAATTGCCCGACTCAACGCTGCCGACCCGGATTTCGCCCATCATCTGGATCATCTGCTGAGCTGGGAAAGCGTGTCCGACGATTCGGTCAACCAGCGGGTGCTCGACATCATCAAGGCCGTGCGCGAACGCGGTGACGCGGCGCTGGTGGATTTCACCCGGCAGTTCGATGGCTTGGACGTTGCCTCCATGGCCGACCTGATCCTGCCCCGCGAGCGCTTGGAACTGGCCTTGACCCGCATCACCGCGCCCCAGCGCGAAGCCCTGGAAGTGGCGGCCGCGCGGGTGCGCAGCTACCACGAAAAACAGAAACAGGATTCCTGGAGCTACACCGAGGCCGACGGCACCGTGCTGGGCCAGAAGGTTACGCCGCTGGACCGCGCCGGCCTGTACGTGCCGGGCGGTAAAGCCTCGTACCCGTCCTCGGTACTGATGAACGCGATTCCGGCCAAGGTCGCCGGCGTGACCGAAGTGGTGATGGTGGTACCTACCCCGCGCGGCGAAATCAACGAACTGGTGCTGGCAGCGGCCTGCATCGCGGGTGTTGATCGGGTCTTCACCATCGGCGGCGCCCAAGCGGTAGCGGCCCTGGCCTACGGCACCGAAAGTGTGCCGAAGGTCGATAAAGTGGTGGGCCCGGGCAACATTTACGTAGCCACGGCCAAGCGCCATGTATTTGGCCAGGTCGGCATCGACATGATCGCCGGCCCTTCGGAAATCCTCGTGGTGTGTGACGGCCAGACCGACCCGGACTGGATCGCCATGGACCTGTTCTCCCAGGCCGAGCACGACGAAGACGCCCAGGCGATCCTGGTCAGCCCGGATGCCGAATTCCTGGACAAGGTGGCAGCGAGCATCGCCAAGCTGCTGCCGACCATGGAGCGTGCCGAGATCATCGAGAAGTCGATCAATGGCCGTGGCGCCCTGATCCAGGTCCGCGACATGGAGCAGGCCATCGAGGTGGCCAACCGCATTGCGCCGGAACACCTGGAGTTGTCCGTCGCCGACCCACAAGCCTGGCTGCCGCTGATTCGTCACGCGGGCGCGATCTTCATGGGCCGCCACACCAGCGAAGCTCTGGGCGACTACTGCGCCGGCCCCAATCACGTGTTGCCGACGTCGGGCACCGCGCGGTTCTCCTCGCCCCTGGGCGTGTATGACTTCCAGAAGCGCTCGTCGATCATCTTCTGCTCGCCACAGGGCGCGTCGGAGTTGGGCAAGACCGCTTCCGTGCTGGCCCGTGGCGAGTCGCTGACCGCCCACGCCCGCAGCGCCGAATACCGCATCGTTGACGATAAGCAGGGGAACTGA
- the mlaD gene encoding outer membrane lipid asymmetry maintenance protein MlaD has translation MQNRTVEIGVGLFLLAGILALLLLALRVSGLSASPTADTYKLYAYFDNIAGLTVRAKVTMAGVTIGKVTAIDLDRDSFTGRVTMQVNKKVDNLPTDSTASILTAGLLGEKYIGISVGGETALLKDGSTIHDTQSSLVLEDLIGKFLLNTVNKDAK, from the coding sequence ATGCAAAACCGCACTGTGGAAATCGGTGTCGGCCTTTTCTTGCTGGCTGGCATCCTGGCTTTACTGTTGCTCGCCCTGCGAGTCAGCGGCCTATCGGCCAGCCCCACCGCCGATACTTATAAACTTTACGCCTACTTCGACAATATCGCCGGTTTGACTGTCAGAGCTAAAGTGACCATGGCGGGTGTAACCATCGGCAAGGTCACGGCGATCGATCTGGACCGCGACAGCTTCACCGGCCGGGTGACGATGCAAGTGAACAAGAAGGTCGATAACCTGCCGACTGACTCCACTGCGTCTATCCTCACCGCTGGCTTGCTGGGCGAGAAGTACATCGGTATCAGCGTGGGCGGGGAAACAGCTCTGCTCAAGGATGGCTCGACCATTCATGACACACAGTCGTCGTTGGTGCTGGAGGACTTGATCGGTAAATTCCTGCTCAATACCGTCAATAAAGACGCCAAATGA
- a CDS encoding BolA family protein: MQALEVKSFLEGKLPQTNVEVEGEGCNFQLNVISDELAALSPVKRQQQIYAHLNPWITDGSIHAVTMKFFSRAAWAERT, from the coding sequence ATGCAGGCCCTAGAAGTTAAAAGCTTCCTTGAAGGAAAGCTACCCCAAACTAATGTTGAAGTTGAGGGCGAAGGCTGCAACTTCCAGCTGAACGTGATTAGCGATGAACTGGCGGCATTGAGCCCGGTCAAGCGTCAGCAGCAGATCTATGCCCATTTGAACCCGTGGATCACCGATGGCAGCATCCATGCGGTCACTATGAAATTTTTCAGCCGCGCGGCCTGGGCCGAGCGCACCTGA
- a CDS encoding MlaC/ttg2D family ABC transporter substrate-binding protein: MISTLRRGLLVLLAALPLMANAAAGGSAHDLVQDTTNKMLADLSANKEKYKQDPSQFYNALNTIVGPVVDAEGISKSIMTVKYSRKATPEQMTRFQENFKRGLFQFYGNALLEYNNQGITVDAPKSETGDRAEVGMTVKGTNGAVYPVSYTLTKINGEWKLRNVVINGINIGKLFRDQFADAMQRNGNDLDKTINGWAGEVAKAKEETDKAAGKSAQ; the protein is encoded by the coding sequence ATGATCTCTACTTTGCGACGTGGCCTGTTGGTACTGCTCGCGGCACTGCCGTTGATGGCTAACGCCGCTGCCGGCGGCTCTGCACATGACCTGGTGCAGGACACCACCAACAAGATGTTGGCTGACCTGAGCGCCAACAAGGAAAAGTACAAGCAAGACCCGAGTCAGTTTTATAACGCGCTGAACACGATTGTCGGGCCTGTGGTGGATGCCGAAGGCATTTCCAAAAGCATCATGACCGTCAAGTACTCGCGCAAGGCGACCCCGGAGCAGATGACCCGCTTCCAGGAAAATTTCAAGCGTGGCCTGTTCCAGTTCTATGGCAACGCATTGCTTGAGTACAACAACCAGGGCATTACGGTTGACGCGCCGAAGTCCGAAACGGGTGACCGTGCCGAAGTTGGCATGACCGTGAAGGGTACCAATGGCGCGGTGTATCCGGTGTCCTATACCCTGACGAAGATCAATGGCGAGTGGAAACTGCGTAACGTCGTGATCAATGGCATCAACATTGGCAAGCTGTTCCGTGACCAGTTCGCGGATGCCATGCAGCGCAATGGCAACGACCTGGACAAAACCATCAATGGTTGGGCCGGTGAAGTGGCCAAGGCCAAGGAAGAAACCGACAAAGCTGCCGGGAAGTCTGCCCAATGA
- a CDS encoding hypoxanthine-guanine phosphoribosyltransferase — protein MSADLEHIRQIMREADCLYTEAQVEEAIAKVGAHISREMADTNPVVFCVMNGGLIFAGKLLTHLQFPLEASYLHATRYRNETSGGDLFWKAKPEVSFIDRDVLIIDDILDEGHTLGAIIDFCKHAGARKVHTAVLIDKDHDRKARPDLKADYVGLPCIDRYIFGYGMDYKGYWRNANGIYAVKGM, from the coding sequence ATGTCCGCTGATCTCGAGCATATCCGTCAAATCATGCGCGAGGCTGACTGCCTGTACACCGAAGCGCAAGTCGAAGAGGCCATCGCCAAGGTCGGCGCGCACATCTCCCGCGAAATGGCCGACACCAACCCGGTGGTCTTTTGCGTGATGAACGGTGGCCTGATTTTCGCCGGTAAATTGCTCACCCATCTGCAATTCCCGCTGGAAGCGTCCTACCTGCACGCCACCCGCTATCGCAACGAAACCAGCGGCGGCGACCTGTTCTGGAAAGCCAAGCCGGAAGTCTCGTTCATCGACCGCGATGTGCTGATCATCGACGACATCCTCGACGAAGGGCACACCCTGGGCGCGATCATCGACTTCTGCAAACACGCTGGCGCGCGGAAAGTGCACACCGCCGTGCTGATCGACAAGGACCACGACCGCAAGGCCCGTCCGGACCTGAAGGCCGATTACGTGGGCCTGCCTTGCATTGACCGCTACATCTTCGGTTACGGCATGGACTACAAAGGCTACTGGCGTAATGCCAATGGGATCTACGCCGTTAAGGGGATGTAA
- a CDS encoding STAS domain-containing protein, with amino-acid sequence MTESAIRLGESGELLLSGVLDYSTGPALRKQGQALINSSTASALVLDCSAVVKSSSVGLSLLLCFMRDAQAVKKTVSIRALPEDMREIAEVSGLTELLAHP; translated from the coding sequence ATGACCGAGTCGGCCATTCGCCTTGGCGAGTCCGGTGAGCTGCTGCTCAGCGGCGTGCTGGATTACAGCACCGGGCCAGCCCTGCGCAAGCAGGGCCAAGCGCTGATCAATTCCAGCACTGCGTCCGCGCTGGTGCTGGATTGCTCGGCGGTGGTGAAGTCCAGCAGTGTCGGCTTGTCGTTGCTGCTGTGTTTCATGCGTGATGCGCAGGCTGTCAAAAAAACGGTGAGCATCCGTGCGCTGCCCGAAGACATGCGTGAAATCGCTGAAGTTTCCGGTCTGACCGAGCTGTTGGCGCATCCTTAA
- the hisC gene encoding histidinol-phosphate transaminase yields the protein MSKFWSPLVKDLVPYVPGEQPKLTKLVKLNTNENPYGPSPKALAAMQAELNDNLRLYPDPNSDLLKQAVAKYYGIDAGKVFLGNGSDEVLAHIFHGLFQHDLPLLFPDISYSFYPVYCGLYRITFDAVPLDEQFQIRVSDYARPNGGIIFPNPNAPTGCLMALDAVEQILKASPDSVVVVDEAYIDFGGETAISLVDRYPNLLVTQTLSKSRSLAGLRVGLAVGHPDLIEALERVKNSFNSYPLDRLAIVGAAAAFEDREHFQDTCQRVIDSREKLVGQLQVKEFEVLPSAANFIFARHPRHDAAGLAAKVREQGVIVRHFKQERIAQFLRISIGTPEQNQALIDALGEL from the coding sequence ATGAGTAAATTCTGGAGCCCGCTCGTCAAGGATCTCGTGCCTTACGTGCCCGGTGAGCAACCGAAGCTGACCAAGCTGGTGAAACTCAACACCAATGAAAACCCCTACGGCCCATCGCCCAAGGCGCTGGCGGCCATGCAGGCCGAGCTGAACGACAACCTGCGTTTGTACCCGGACCCCAACAGCGACCTGCTCAAGCAGGCGGTGGCGAAGTATTACGGGATCGATGCGGGCAAGGTGTTCCTCGGCAACGGTTCCGATGAAGTCCTGGCGCACATCTTCCACGGTTTGTTCCAGCACGACCTGCCGTTGCTGTTCCCGGACATCAGCTACAGCTTCTACCCGGTGTACTGCGGGCTTTACCGCATTACGTTCGATGCAGTGCCGCTGGATGAGCAGTTCCAGATTCGCGTGTCGGACTACGCCAGGCCCAACGGCGGGATCATCTTCCCCAACCCGAACGCGCCGACCGGCTGCTTGATGGCCCTCGATGCCGTGGAGCAAATCCTCAAGGCCAGCCCGGACTCGGTGGTGGTGGTGGATGAAGCCTATATCGACTTCGGTGGCGAAACCGCCATCAGCCTGGTGGACCGTTACCCGAACCTGCTGGTGACCCAAACCCTTTCCAAATCGCGCTCACTGGCCGGTTTGCGGGTGGGCCTGGCCGTGGGCCATCCGGACCTGATCGAGGCGCTGGAGCGGGTCAAGAACAGCTTCAACTCCTACCCGCTGGACCGTCTGGCGATTGTCGGTGCGGCCGCCGCGTTTGAAGACCGTGAGCACTTTCAGGACACTTGCCAGCGAGTGATCGACAGCCGTGAAAAGCTGGTGGGGCAGTTGCAGGTCAAGGAGTTTGAAGTGTTGCCGTCTGCGGCCAACTTCATCTTTGCCCGTCACCCACGGCACGACGCTGCCGGGCTGGCAGCCAAGGTGCGGGAACAAGGGGTGATCGTGCGGCACTTCAAGCAGGAGCGGATTGCCCAGTTCCTGCGGATCAGCATCGGCACGCCTGAGCAGAACCAGGCGCTGATCGATGCGTTGGGCGAGCTGTAA
- the murA gene encoding UDP-N-acetylglucosamine 1-carboxyvinyltransferase: MDKLIITGGARLDGEIRISGAKNSALPILAATLLCDGPVTVANLPHLHDITTMIELFGRMGIEPVIDEKLSVEIDPRTIKTLIAPYELVKTMRASILVLGPMVARFGEAEVALPGGCAIGSRPVDLHIRGLEAMGATIDVEGGYIKAKAPEGGLRGANFFFDTVSVTGTENIMMAAALANGRSVLQNAAREPEVVDLANFLIAMGANITGAGTDTITIEGVKRLHSATYKVMPDRIETGTYLVAAAVTGGRVKVKDTDPTILEAVLEKLKEAGAEITTGEDWIELNMHGKRPKAVNVRTAPYPAFPTDMQAQFISLNAIAEGTGAVIETIFENRFMHVYELHRMGAKIQVEGNTAIVTGIEKLKGAPVMATDLRASASLVISALCADGDTLIDRIYHIDRGYECIEEKLQMLGAKIRRVPG; encoded by the coding sequence ATGGATAAATTGATTATTACCGGCGGTGCTCGTCTTGATGGCGAGATCCGTATTTCCGGGGCGAAGAACTCCGCCCTGCCGATCCTGGCAGCGACCTTGCTGTGCGATGGCCCGGTTACCGTGGCCAACCTGCCGCACCTGCACGACATCACCACCATGATCGAGCTGTTCGGTCGCATGGGCATCGAGCCGGTGATCGACGAGAAACTCAGCGTCGAAATCGACCCGCGCACCATCAAGACCCTGATCGCGCCGTACGAGCTGGTGAAAACCATGCGCGCCTCGATCCTGGTACTGGGCCCGATGGTTGCCCGTTTCGGCGAAGCCGAAGTCGCACTGCCTGGCGGTTGCGCCATCGGTTCGCGTCCGGTGGACCTGCACATCCGTGGCCTCGAAGCCATGGGTGCAACCATCGACGTCGAAGGCGGCTACATCAAGGCCAAGGCGCCGGAAGGCGGCCTGCGTGGCGCGAACTTCTTCTTTGATACCGTCAGCGTGACCGGTACCGAGAACATCATGATGGCTGCTGCCCTGGCCAACGGCCGCAGCGTCCTGCAAAACGCCGCGCGCGAGCCTGAAGTGGTCGACCTGGCCAACTTCCTGATCGCCATGGGCGCCAACATCACAGGCGCCGGCACCGACACCATCACCATCGAAGGTGTGAAACGCCTGCATTCGGCCACCTACAAAGTGATGCCGGACCGTATCGAGACCGGTACCTACCTGGTGGCTGCTGCCGTCACTGGTGGCCGCGTCAAGGTCAAGGACACCGATCCGACCATCCTTGAAGCCGTCCTGGAAAAACTCAAGGAAGCCGGCGCCGAGATTACCACCGGCGAAGACTGGATCGAGCTGAACATGCACGGCAAGCGGCCAAAAGCCGTCAACGTGCGTACTGCTCCGTACCCGGCGTTCCCCACCGACATGCAGGCGCAGTTCATTTCCCTGAACGCGATTGCTGAAGGCACCGGTGCCGTGATCGAGACCATCTTCGAAAACCGCTTCATGCACGTGTATGAATTGCACCGCATGGGCGCCAAGATCCAGGTCGAAGGCAACACCGCCATCGTGACCGGCATCGAGAAGCTCAAGGGCGCGCCAGTGATGGCCACCGACCTGCGTGCGTCGGCCAGCCTGGTGATCTCGGCGCTGTGCGCTGACGGCGACACCCTGATCGACCGCATTTACCACATAGACCGTGGTTACGAGTGCATCGAAGAGAAGCTGCAGATGCTCGGCGCGAAAATCCGCCGCGTACCGGGCTAG
- a CDS encoding uracil-xanthine permease family protein encodes MQDEFNDPLWRQILSGAQMLFVAFGALVLMPLITGLDPNVALFTAGLGTLLFQVVTGRQVPVFLASSFAFITPIILAKGQFGLAATMGGVMAAGFVYTFLGLAVKIKGTGFIDRLLPPVVIGPVIISIGLAMAPIAANMAMGKAGDGSELIHYQTAMLISMPALLTTLIVAVFGKGIFRLVPIISGVLVGFAMSFYFGVVDTAKIAAAPWFALPHFTAPEFNWQAILFIVPVALAPAIEHIGGVIAVGSVTGRDYLKKPGLHRTLLGDGIATTAAGLFGGPPNTTYAEVTGAVMLTKNYNPKIMTWAAVFAISLAFIGKFGALLQSIPVPVMGGILCLLFGSIAAVGMNTLIRHKIDLGEARNLVIVSVTLVFGIGGVLVGTGTGPDDFGLKGIALCAVVAIALNLLLPGNDGWKNKKPDEPLL; translated from the coding sequence ATGCAGGATGAATTCAACGACCCGCTTTGGCGCCAGATCCTGTCTGGCGCACAGATGCTCTTCGTAGCATTTGGCGCGCTGGTGTTGATGCCGCTGATCACCGGTCTCGATCCAAACGTCGCCCTGTTTACCGCAGGCTTGGGCACCTTGTTGTTCCAAGTGGTCACCGGGCGCCAAGTCCCGGTGTTCCTGGCGTCGAGCTTTGCGTTTATCACCCCGATCATTCTCGCCAAAGGCCAATTCGGCCTCGCGGCGACCATGGGCGGCGTGATGGCGGCAGGTTTCGTTTACACCTTCCTGGGGCTGGCGGTGAAGATCAAGGGCACCGGTTTCATCGACCGGTTGCTGCCGCCGGTGGTGATCGGGCCGGTGATTATCTCCATCGGCCTGGCCATGGCGCCGATTGCCGCCAACATGGCAATGGGCAAGGCGGGTGACGGTAGCGAGTTGATCCACTACCAAACCGCCATGCTGATCTCGATGCCGGCGCTGCTGACCACGTTGATCGTCGCGGTGTTCGGCAAAGGCATTTTCCGCCTGGTGCCGATCATCTCCGGCGTGCTGGTGGGTTTCGCCATGTCGTTCTACTTCGGTGTAGTCGACACGGCGAAGATCGCTGCCGCACCGTGGTTCGCCCTGCCCCACTTCACCGCGCCGGAATTCAACTGGCAGGCGATCCTGTTTATCGTCCCGGTAGCCCTGGCCCCGGCCATCGAACACATCGGTGGTGTGATTGCAGTGGGCAGCGTGACCGGTCGCGACTACCTGAAGAAGCCTGGCCTGCACCGCACGCTATTGGGTGATGGTATCGCCACCACCGCTGCCGGCCTCTTCGGCGGCCCGCCCAATACGACCTACGCGGAAGTGACGGGCGCCGTGATGCTGACCAAGAACTACAACCCGAAAATCATGACCTGGGCGGCGGTATTTGCCATCAGCCTGGCGTTTATCGGCAAGTTCGGCGCGCTGCTGCAAAGCATTCCAGTCCCGGTAATGGGCGGGATTCTATGCCTGCTGTTCGGCTCGATTGCCGCGGTGGGGATGAACACCCTGATCCGCCACAAGATCGACCTCGGCGAAGCACGCAACCTGGTGATTGTGTCGGTAACCCTGGTGTTCGGGATTGGCGGTGTGCTGGTAGGTACCGGCACCGGCCCGGATGACTTTGGCCTGAAGGGCATTGCCTTGTGTGCGGTGGTAGCGATTGCGTTGAATCTGCTGCTGCCGGGCAATGACGGCTGGAAGAACAAGAAGCCGGATGAGCCGTTGCTGTAA
- the hisG gene encoding ATP phosphoribosyltransferase — MLTIALSKGRILDDTLPLLAEAGIVPTENPDKSRKLIIPTTQDDVRLLIVRATDVPTYVEHGAADLGVAGKDVLMEYGGQGLYEPLDLRIALCKLMTAGRVGDVEPKGRLRVATKFVNVAKRYYAEQGRQVDIIKLYGSMELAPLIGLADKIIDVVDTGNTLRANGLEPQDFIADISSRLIVNKASMKMQHARIQALIDTLRKAVESRHRG; from the coding sequence ATGTTGACCATCGCACTGTCCAAGGGCCGCATCCTTGACGACACTTTGCCGCTTCTGGCTGAAGCGGGCATCGTGCCAACCGAGAATCCGGACAAGAGCCGCAAGCTGATCATCCCCACGACCCAGGACGACGTTCGCCTGCTGATCGTGCGTGCCACCGATGTGCCAACTTACGTTGAGCATGGCGCGGCCGACCTCGGCGTCGCGGGCAAAGATGTGTTGATGGAATACGGCGGTCAGGGCCTGTACGAGCCGCTGGACCTGCGTATCGCCCTGTGCAAGCTGATGACCGCCGGCCGTGTCGGTGACGTCGAGCCTAAGGGCCGCCTGCGGGTGGCGACCAAGTTCGTCAACGTTGCCAAGCGCTACTACGCCGAGCAAGGTCGCCAGGTCGACATCATCAAGCTTTACGGCTCGATGGAGCTGGCACCGCTGATCGGCCTGGCCGACAAGATCATCGACGTGGTCGACACCGGAAACACCCTGCGCGCCAACGGCCTGGAACCCCAGGACTTTATCGCTGACATCAGCTCCCGCCTGATCGTCAACAAAGCTTCCATGAAAATGCAGCACGCCCGTATCCAGGCGTTGATCGACACCCTGCGCAAGGCAGTGGAGTCTCGACACCGCGGTTGA
- the upp gene encoding uracil phosphoribosyltransferase, translating into MPIREIRHPLIRHKLGLMRRADISTKNFRELAQEVGALLTYEATKDLPLENYEIAGWCGPVQVEKIAGKKITVVPILRAGIGMLEGVLSLIPGAKVSAVGVARNEETLQAHTYLEKLVPEIDERLAMIIDPMLATGSSMVATIDLLKKAGCKDIRAMVLVAAPEGIAAVEKAHPDVLIYTASIDERLNEHGYIIPGLGDAGDKIFGTKQKDA; encoded by the coding sequence ATGCCCATCCGTGAGATCCGCCACCCGCTGATCCGACATAAACTCGGCCTTATGCGCCGCGCCGACATTAGCACGAAGAACTTCCGCGAGCTTGCTCAGGAAGTCGGAGCGCTGCTCACCTACGAGGCGACCAAAGACCTGCCCCTGGAAAACTACGAGATCGCCGGTTGGTGTGGTCCCGTCCAGGTCGAGAAAATCGCCGGCAAGAAGATTACCGTGGTGCCGATCCTGCGTGCCGGTATCGGCATGCTCGAAGGCGTACTCAGCCTGATCCCGGGCGCCAAGGTCAGCGCCGTGGGCGTGGCCCGCAATGAAGAGACACTGCAGGCCCACACCTACCTGGAAAAACTCGTACCGGAAATCGACGAGCGCCTGGCGATGATCATCGACCCGATGCTCGCCACCGGCAGCTCGATGGTTGCCACCATCGACCTGCTGAAAAAAGCCGGTTGCAAGGACATCCGCGCCATGGTGCTGGTAGCCGCTCCCGAAGGCATCGCCGCCGTCGAGAAAGCCCACCCGGACGTGCTGATCTACACCGCCTCGATCGATGAACGCCTGAACGAACACGGCTACATCATCCCGGGCCTGGGCGACGCCGGCGACAAGATCTTCGGTACCAAGCAGAAGGACGCGTGA